One region of Metallosphaera sedula DSM 5348 genomic DNA includes:
- a CDS encoding DNA-directed DNA polymerase, whose product MRVDIFILDFSYDVEDGKPEIYIWGIDREGNRVVILEKSFRPYFYVTLKEDANVNEAITQIKRLSRDQSPITSVTEHEMKYFGRPQKVLRVETVIPALVRTYREEIAKLKPVKDVLEADIRFYMRYSIDTGVRPFYWLSAEVSQVERKDLRVAKVYELKRIERVYEDSPPQLRFMAFDIEVFNKYGFPNPRRDPIIVIGVWTDNGSKQFVNNDQDDLKILRDFSKFVVEYDPDVILGYNSNGFDWQYMLERASVRGTKLDIGRKVNSEPSQGTYGHYSVVGRLNVDLYGFAESLEGVKVKSLDNVADYLGILPKNKRTNLEWYQIPEYWEDPKRREVVLKYNLDDVKTTYLLRDVFFNFGEQLTVISGLPLDQLCMASVGHRVEWLLMRQAKQFNELIPNRVERRYEGYKGGLVIEPKPGLHENVAVLDFSSMYPSIMIKYNIGPDTLVQGECNDCWVAPEVGYKFRKDVDGFYRSILNFLLEERRKTKDQMSQAKDEYEKRRLDERQRALKIMANAMYGYMGWLGARWYSKEGAEAVTAWGRQTIMTAAEIAKNSGFEVIYGDTDSIFVKGDMSSVELLTQKIVQALDLDIKVDKKYKKVFFTENKKRYAGLTFDGKIDIVGFEAIRGDWCELAKDTQRMVIERILLKGVDDAVKAAKEVIMKVKRREFELHDIVIWKSLDKSLDEYEVDAPHVIAAKKAINAGYAIMRNGKIGYVVVKGAGRVSDRVEPYFMVKDKTKIDIDYYVEKQIIPAVMRILEPFGVKENNLKGGGIDIMDYFRDR is encoded by the coding sequence ATGAGAGTGGACATTTTCATCTTAGATTTCTCTTATGATGTGGAGGACGGAAAGCCAGAAATTTACATATGGGGGATAGATAGGGAAGGAAATAGGGTAGTTATACTTGAGAAGAGTTTCAGGCCTTACTTCTATGTTACTCTGAAAGAAGATGCCAACGTTAACGAAGCCATCACCCAGATCAAGAGGCTGTCAAGGGACCAGTCTCCCATAACATCAGTTACGGAACATGAGATGAAGTATTTTGGAAGACCGCAGAAGGTCCTGCGGGTTGAGACTGTTATTCCTGCCCTTGTGAGGACTTACAGGGAGGAGATCGCTAAACTGAAACCTGTGAAGGATGTCCTTGAGGCCGATATTAGATTTTACATGAGGTATTCCATTGATACTGGAGTTAGACCATTCTATTGGCTCTCGGCTGAGGTATCTCAGGTAGAGAGGAAAGATCTTAGGGTAGCGAAGGTCTACGAGCTAAAGAGGATTGAGAGAGTCTATGAGGACTCTCCTCCGCAGCTCAGGTTCATGGCTTTCGATATAGAGGTCTTTAACAAGTATGGTTTTCCGAATCCTAGGAGGGACCCCATTATCGTTATTGGTGTCTGGACCGATAACGGATCGAAGCAGTTCGTCAACAACGATCAGGACGATCTAAAGATTTTGAGGGATTTCTCAAAATTCGTTGTCGAGTATGACCCAGACGTCATCCTGGGGTATAATTCCAACGGGTTTGATTGGCAGTACATGCTGGAAAGAGCCTCAGTAAGGGGAACAAAGCTAGACATAGGGAGGAAGGTTAACTCTGAACCAAGCCAGGGAACATACGGTCACTACTCCGTAGTAGGAAGGCTTAACGTTGATCTCTACGGCTTCGCGGAGAGTCTCGAAGGTGTGAAGGTTAAGAGTCTAGACAATGTGGCAGACTATCTTGGAATCTTGCCTAAAAATAAGAGAACCAACCTTGAATGGTATCAAATTCCTGAGTATTGGGAAGACCCTAAGAGGAGAGAGGTTGTTCTTAAGTACAATCTGGACGACGTAAAGACTACATACCTTCTCAGGGACGTGTTCTTTAACTTTGGCGAACAATTAACTGTAATTTCAGGTCTTCCGCTGGATCAGTTATGCATGGCCAGTGTGGGACACAGGGTAGAATGGCTTTTAATGCGACAGGCAAAGCAGTTCAACGAGTTAATACCTAACAGGGTTGAGAGGAGATACGAGGGATATAAGGGCGGTCTGGTTATAGAGCCAAAGCCTGGACTTCATGAGAACGTAGCTGTTCTGGATTTCAGCTCCATGTATCCCTCCATCATGATAAAGTATAACATAGGTCCAGACACCCTGGTACAGGGAGAGTGCAACGATTGTTGGGTAGCTCCCGAAGTTGGTTACAAATTCAGAAAGGACGTGGATGGATTTTACAGAAGTATACTTAACTTCCTTCTTGAAGAGAGAAGGAAAACCAAAGATCAGATGAGTCAGGCCAAAGACGAGTATGAGAAACGTAGGTTGGATGAGAGGCAGAGGGCTCTCAAGATCATGGCCAACGCCATGTACGGTTACATGGGCTGGTTAGGCGCAAGGTGGTACAGCAAGGAGGGTGCGGAAGCGGTCACAGCGTGGGGAAGACAAACCATTATGACGGCAGCTGAGATTGCCAAGAATTCAGGATTTGAGGTAATCTATGGGGATACGGATTCCATTTTCGTTAAGGGAGATATGTCCTCTGTTGAGTTGTTGACTCAAAAAATAGTCCAGGCCCTCGATCTAGATATAAAAGTAGATAAAAAATACAAAAAAGTATTCTTTACAGAAAATAAAAAGAGATATGCCGGTCTCACATTCGATGGGAAGATAGACATCGTTGGGTTTGAGGCCATAAGGGGAGATTGGTGTGAATTAGCCAAGGACACACAGAGGATGGTCATAGAGAGGATCCTGCTCAAGGGAGTGGACGACGCCGTTAAGGCAGCTAAGGAGGTCATAATGAAGGTAAAGAGGAGAGAGTTCGAGCTACATGATATAGTGATATGGAAGTCACTGGACAAGAGTCTAGACGAGTATGAGGTGGATGCGCCCCACGTAATAGCTGCCAAGAAGGCCATAAACGCGGGTTACGCCATAATGAGAAATGGCAAGATAGGCTATGTGGTGGTAAAGGGAGCAGGAAGAGTATCTGATAGGGTTGAACCCTATTTCATGGTTAAGGATAAGACAAAAATTGATATCGATTACTACGTCGAGAAGCAGATAATCCCAGCAGTAATGAGAATATTGGAACCTTTTGGGGTAAAAGAAAATAATTTGAAGGGAGGAGGAATAGATATAATGGACTATTTTAGGGACCGATAA
- a CDS encoding GNAT family N-acetyltransferase produces the protein MSSIIISDAWEEDLEQIEKIERESFDNPYPFSLLRAYLQLAEGLFLVARDGNRVIGYCIGIVQYKVRGHLISIASSKEFRRNGVGSLLLQELERRFLKLGCTYSYLEVNVNNAEAIRFYYNRSYRVVRTRKNYYGRNKHGFVMLKSFKGDSGLE, from the coding sequence ATGTCCTCCATAATAATTTCTGATGCATGGGAAGAGGACTTGGAGCAGATAGAGAAAATTGAAAGGGAAAGCTTTGACAACCCCTATCCCTTTTCCCTGCTTAGGGCATACTTGCAGTTAGCTGAGGGCCTTTTCCTAGTAGCAAGGGACGGAAACAGGGTGATCGGGTACTGTATAGGTATAGTTCAGTACAAGGTGAGGGGCCACCTAATCTCCATAGCCTCTTCTAAGGAGTTCAGGAGAAATGGGGTTGGTTCCCTACTTCTCCAGGAGCTTGAGAGGAGATTTCTGAAACTCGGTTGTACATATTCTTACCTTGAAGTTAACGTGAATAACGCTGAAGCCATAAGGTTCTACTACAACAGATCATATAGAGTCGTGAGGACCAGGAAGAACTACTATGGAAGGAACAAACATGGATTTGTGATGCTGAAGAGCTTCAAGGGGGATTCAGGACTTGAGTGA
- a CDS encoding mRNA surveillance protein pelota gives MKILEYDEKTGALRLHVENEDDLWLIHLVLSKGDIVVARTTRDVSMGNDSRRVPMVVELEVEFSEFQPFTSRLRIHGIVRDAPERYGIKGSHHTINLDIGDEIVIIKKWTKGLIDRIRKQAEKNKRVLIVLTDQDELLVALPMEQGIRILTERSLPGVSDEDKSLESVALEVSKEVEQYVKQYSPDAVIIAGPGPFKEIVRDKLKIKPRIYVDNVSSASRAGLNEILRRDIIDEVMRDYQISVASRELERGLSLLAQGSSLVVYGRDEVERASQIGAVETLLVTDDLLTLEDEETRRKTEAIMEAVESKGGKVMIVPKDSPVYLQLKNLTGLLAILRFRIN, from the coding sequence ATGAAGATATTAGAATATGACGAAAAGACAGGAGCTCTCAGGCTTCATGTGGAAAATGAGGACGATCTTTGGCTAATTCACCTTGTCTTAAGTAAGGGGGATATCGTCGTAGCTAGAACCACCAGAGACGTAAGCATGGGTAATGACAGTAGGCGTGTTCCCATGGTTGTGGAACTGGAGGTTGAGTTCTCAGAATTCCAGCCATTCACATCACGCCTAAGGATACACGGAATAGTTAGGGACGCCCCTGAGAGATATGGCATCAAAGGGTCCCATCATACAATAAATCTTGATATTGGAGACGAAATTGTGATTATAAAAAAGTGGACCAAGGGACTCATTGACCGGATAAGGAAACAGGCAGAGAAGAACAAAAGGGTTCTCATTGTGCTAACCGACCAGGATGAGCTCCTAGTTGCCTTACCCATGGAACAGGGAATAAGGATACTAACTGAAAGGAGTCTTCCTGGGGTGTCTGACGAGGATAAATCCCTTGAGAGCGTAGCACTGGAGGTGAGCAAGGAGGTGGAACAATACGTGAAACAGTACTCTCCTGATGCGGTAATTATAGCAGGCCCAGGGCCGTTCAAGGAAATAGTGAGAGATAAGCTGAAGATTAAGCCTAGAATCTACGTGGACAACGTGTCCTCTGCCTCGAGGGCAGGGCTAAACGAGATACTCAGGAGAGACATAATTGACGAGGTTATGCGAGACTATCAGATATCGGTTGCCTCGAGGGAACTGGAGAGAGGACTTTCCCTTCTAGCCCAGGGGTCCTCCCTTGTGGTCTATGGAAGGGATGAAGTTGAGAGGGCATCCCAGATCGGCGCCGTGGAAACTCTCCTGGTCACAGATGACCTGCTCACCCTGGAGGACGAGGAAACTAGAAGGAAGACTGAGGCCATAATGGAGGCTGTGGAAAGCAAGGGCGGGAAAGTCATGATAGTCCCCAAGGACTCACCAGTTTACCTTCAGCTCAAGAACTTGACCGGGCTACTGGCCATTCTTAGATTTAGAATAAACTAG
- a CDS encoding radical SAM protein, which yields MGGKMVVFISGECGDSCYYCPVSEGRFGKDSAYANEYRVKELQDFIYESYRMNALGAGITGGDPLLHLDRVVELITLLKDEFGRSYHIHLYTTGRYASTDALLELAKAGLDEIRFHPVKDQYLSAVERALKVGIDVGLELPVIPGEEDRLSKLINWAREKGVKFVNLNELELTERNFHSLNSKGFRIGHGLAGVSGSFETSMKVLETFHEANISLHYCSSVYKDVVETRTRFIRTLRASGKPYEDITGEGTSLRAIVKSSADLSDFGEKIGDTFVTSPSLVNVLPKEKVDEIWIVEELPYGQRLSEKLVYSKSKNGQ from the coding sequence ATGGGCGGTAAGATGGTTGTGTTCATTTCTGGAGAGTGTGGAGACTCCTGCTATTACTGTCCCGTTAGCGAGGGAAGGTTTGGTAAGGATTCAGCGTATGCCAATGAGTACAGGGTAAAGGAGTTACAAGACTTCATTTATGAGTCCTACAGGATGAATGCCCTTGGTGCAGGGATAACTGGTGGAGATCCACTACTTCACCTGGACAGGGTAGTGGAATTAATTACGTTACTCAAGGACGAATTTGGTAGATCTTATCACATACACCTTTACACCACTGGTAGATACGCCTCAACTGACGCACTTTTGGAGCTGGCGAAGGCTGGTCTTGACGAAATAAGGTTCCATCCTGTAAAGGACCAGTACCTTTCAGCAGTGGAGAGGGCACTCAAGGTTGGGATAGATGTGGGACTGGAACTGCCAGTTATACCCGGAGAGGAGGATAGGCTATCTAAGCTGATTAATTGGGCTAGGGAAAAGGGCGTGAAGTTCGTTAACCTCAACGAACTTGAGCTAACCGAGAGAAATTTCCATAGCCTCAATTCCAAGGGTTTCAGGATAGGTCATGGGTTAGCCGGTGTATCTGGGAGTTTCGAGACCTCCATGAAGGTGCTTGAGACATTTCATGAAGCGAACATATCACTTCACTACTGTAGTTCGGTATACAAGGATGTCGTAGAGACTAGAACTAGGTTCATCAGAACCTTGAGAGCTAGCGGTAAACCCTACGAGGACATCACAGGAGAGGGTACCTCATTGCGGGCCATAGTCAAGTCATCCGCGGATCTTTCGGATTTCGGGGAAAAGATAGGAGACACGTTTGTGACCAGTCCATCTCTAGTTAACGTCCTTCCCAAGGAAAAGGTTGACGAGATATGGATTGTGGAGGAACTACCATATGGTCAAAGACTCTCAGAGAAACTAGTTTATTCTAAATCTAAGAATGGCCAGTAG
- a CDS encoding DUF1122 family protein, which yields MIEGVIRGKRLESVNVVQTHIAELKAFELLLDGKPLGKCNYFTGRGYYPPWIELDYDPWPRQLGLEAELFKFFFDILPDNGRFFITYYKDPRTFNAIIRGFSVADTELGRSLLIAGFTWFKNWYFPEGGNEGGMKIQANKTLSQETRRRQLSELLAEVKTPESNRLLVELLAQGKS from the coding sequence TTGATAGAGGGAGTTATAAGGGGTAAGAGACTCGAGTCAGTCAACGTAGTCCAGACGCATATAGCCGAACTTAAGGCTTTTGAACTTCTACTCGACGGGAAACCACTGGGCAAGTGTAACTATTTCACCGGCAGAGGATATTACCCACCGTGGATTGAGCTAGATTACGATCCGTGGCCTAGGCAATTGGGATTAGAGGCGGAACTATTCAAGTTCTTCTTTGACATTCTACCAGATAACGGAAGATTTTTCATTACATATTACAAGGATCCCAGGACTTTCAATGCCATCATAAGGGGGTTCTCGGTGGCCGACACCGAGCTGGGAAGATCGTTGTTAATTGCTGGCTTCACCTGGTTTAAGAACTGGTACTTTCCTGAGGGAGGCAATGAAGGCGGAATGAAGATACAGGCAAACAAAACCTTGAGCCAGGAAACAAGAAGGAGGCAACTCAGTGAATTACTAGCAGAAGTTAAAACCCCAGAGAGTAATAGGCTTCTAGTTGAACTCCTTGCTCAAGGGAAATCCTGA
- a CDS encoding nucleotidyltransferase domain-containing protein produces the protein MQIVYDEERWLILKTLRGWALDMLNLLEQGSMRGFVYGSVARGDVKATSDVDVIVFAPNIVWLDLIEADHKFIVQATPSSTPKAYISLDREERKVISFPLGKLSGVEEDFYRFGGLVDKEQLIKGERVPGVNKDLQIIIPNEMGHEELPLKGNEDLAVKLVKVSMNTILQRERLLSRRKERGRTGTFLNYELREDESFQEAVRNLLKENKFFRRTIDRGSYKG, from the coding sequence GTGCAGATAGTGTATGACGAAGAGCGCTGGCTGATCCTGAAGACGCTTAGGGGCTGGGCTCTGGACATGTTAAACCTACTTGAGCAGGGCTCCATGAGAGGTTTTGTTTACGGTTCCGTTGCCAGAGGAGACGTGAAGGCAACCAGCGACGTTGACGTTATTGTCTTTGCGCCTAACATAGTCTGGCTAGATCTCATAGAGGCTGACCATAAGTTCATTGTTCAGGCCACTCCCTCATCCACTCCAAAGGCCTATATATCCCTAGACCGTGAGGAGAGAAAGGTCATCTCATTCCCCCTGGGAAAATTGAGTGGGGTAGAGGAAGATTTCTATAGATTTGGGGGTCTGGTGGACAAGGAGCAGTTGATTAAGGGGGAGAGGGTGCCAGGGGTGAATAAGGACCTGCAGATCATAATTCCCAACGAAATGGGTCACGAGGAGTTACCCCTTAAGGGTAACGAAGATTTAGCTGTGAAGCTAGTAAAGGTTTCTATGAACACCATACTGCAGAGGGAAAGGCTTCTGAGCAGGCGTAAGGAAAGGGGAAGAACTGGAACCTTCCTGAACTATGAGTTAAGGGAAGATGAGAGCTTCCAAGAGGCCGTAAGGAATTTGTTAAAGGAAAACAAATTCTTTCGAAGGACCATTGATAGAGGGAGTTATAAGGGGTAA
- a CDS encoding site-2 protease family protein: MASSVEFFIGLLVFWAIVLGLRNYLSRKGFSVYPFLLLWKKGTRDQWFPGLARSRSFKVFETLSVALAIISMIGGLYLIMSSLSSLFFPAKPSTVKLEPIIPGVTVGIDQAPYILLSIGISVVLHELMHAVSSTSNKVPVKSGGFILLAFFPGAFVEPDETTFLESSLTAKLKIISAGIAINLILAGIFFPLAIYLPPLLSHGIYIEGVIPNSAAYNASLHAGYVIQSVNGIAVSTPSQLKAVLESSTRYTIGLLTPNGTELVNVTSPTHFLGVYISYYYPWYVYPFVAFFLWMFIVNFSLALLNGAPLIITDGGKIFTELLKRIHVSERVSMAIQGFLVLLLVLAISMSFIPQ, from the coding sequence ATGGCATCAAGTGTAGAGTTTTTCATTGGATTGCTAGTGTTCTGGGCAATAGTCCTGGGGTTGCGAAATTACCTTAGCAGGAAGGGATTCAGCGTCTACCCGTTTCTTCTTCTATGGAAGAAGGGGACTAGGGATCAATGGTTTCCTGGACTGGCTAGATCTAGGTCATTTAAGGTGTTTGAAACCCTTTCCGTGGCTCTTGCCATAATCTCCATGATTGGTGGGCTATACTTGATCATGTCCTCCCTATCCTCGCTCTTCTTTCCTGCAAAGCCGTCAACGGTGAAGCTTGAACCCATTATCCCAGGAGTCACGGTTGGAATAGACCAAGCTCCCTATATCCTGCTTAGTATAGGGATATCCGTGGTACTTCACGAGCTAATGCATGCTGTATCCTCGACTTCGAACAAGGTTCCAGTTAAGAGCGGAGGATTCATACTCCTCGCTTTCTTTCCTGGGGCCTTCGTGGAACCAGATGAAACCACCTTTCTAGAGTCCAGCCTAACTGCAAAACTCAAAATAATATCTGCTGGGATAGCGATAAACTTGATACTTGCTGGGATTTTCTTTCCATTGGCCATCTATCTTCCTCCCCTGTTATCCCATGGGATATATATTGAAGGTGTAATTCCCAACTCTGCTGCCTATAATGCCTCACTCCATGCAGGATACGTGATCCAGAGCGTTAACGGAATAGCTGTCTCTACCCCATCCCAGCTTAAGGCCGTTCTAGAAAGCAGTACTAGATACACCATAGGCCTGCTGACGCCCAATGGAACGGAGCTAGTAAACGTGACCTCACCAACCCATTTCCTAGGGGTCTACATTAGTTACTATTATCCTTGGTACGTTTATCCATTCGTGGCCTTCTTTCTCTGGATGTTCATAGTAAATTTCAGTTTAGCGTTGTTGAATGGAGCACCCCTAATCATAACTGATGGAGGAAAAATATTCACAGAACTCCTGAAAAGAATTCATGTAAGTGAGAGAGTGTCCATGGCCATACAGGGCTTCCTTGTCCTTCTCCTAGTTCTCGCAATTTCCATGTCTTTTATTCCTCAATAA
- the lysS gene encoding lysine--tRNA ligase, with product MKWDERRIQVLEELRARGVNPYPQKYPITHTVVQLRQIGNQRQDKPKDPFLTGVRTAGRVANLRRHGKASFVDIFDDGEKLQLYLRVNELGDKYEYFFKVVDRGDIIGIQGDLFFTAKGELTLLVKDFAMLAKSLIEPPDWSTMSPEFRYSHRYVDFLYNDNARRFMETRFKIIREIRNILGEEGFIEVETPILQPVYGGALARPFKSHVNYLNEDWYLRISLELYLKRFIVGGFNKVFEIGKVFRNEDIDVTHNPEFTLMELYWAYADYNDIMDLTERLFKQLADRVLHSTKIPYKVGEKTVEINLESFRRVSMYDSLSEALGKNVEEMTDDQLKELMQRNGLVPRGSLYIRGLMIEKLFDKLVTPSLVQPTFVTDYPIETTPLCKPHRNKPGLVERFELYIAGVEFANAYTELNDPILQDKLFREEQDMMKRGDQEAHPYDKDFINALSYGMPPTGGLGIGIDRLVMLFTNNQSIKEVIPFPMVSSKLIEE from the coding sequence ATGAAATGGGACGAGAGGAGAATCCAAGTTTTAGAGGAACTTAGAGCTCGCGGAGTAAACCCTTACCCACAGAAATATCCAATTACTCACACGGTAGTTCAGTTGAGACAGATAGGGAACCAGAGACAGGACAAGCCCAAGGATCCCTTCCTTACAGGAGTTAGGACAGCTGGAAGGGTGGCCAATCTCAGAAGGCACGGGAAAGCCTCGTTCGTCGATATATTTGATGATGGGGAGAAACTTCAGCTATACCTGAGGGTAAATGAGCTTGGTGACAAGTATGAGTATTTCTTCAAGGTCGTGGATAGGGGAGACATAATAGGCATTCAGGGGGATCTGTTTTTCACGGCAAAGGGAGAGCTAACACTGCTGGTTAAGGATTTTGCCATGCTTGCCAAATCCTTGATAGAGCCCCCTGATTGGTCTACGATGAGCCCGGAGTTTAGGTATTCCCACAGATACGTTGATTTCCTATATAACGACAATGCGAGAAGGTTTATGGAAACCAGGTTCAAGATCATCAGGGAAATAAGGAACATACTTGGAGAGGAGGGTTTTATTGAGGTGGAGACTCCAATTCTTCAACCTGTGTATGGAGGTGCCCTGGCTAGACCTTTCAAATCTCACGTTAACTACCTTAATGAGGACTGGTACCTCAGAATCTCCTTGGAACTTTATCTGAAGAGGTTCATTGTGGGAGGCTTCAATAAGGTCTTTGAGATCGGAAAGGTATTCAGGAACGAGGATATAGATGTCACTCACAACCCAGAGTTCACGCTCATGGAGCTATACTGGGCCTACGCTGACTATAACGATATCATGGATCTCACAGAGAGGTTATTCAAACAGCTAGCTGATAGGGTTCTTCACTCCACCAAGATACCCTACAAGGTTGGGGAGAAAACTGTGGAGATCAACCTGGAAAGCTTCAGGCGCGTCTCCATGTACGATTCCCTGTCAGAGGCCCTTGGGAAGAACGTGGAGGAGATGACCGATGACCAGCTTAAGGAATTGATGCAGAGGAACGGGCTGGTTCCAAGGGGTTCACTGTATATCCGAGGTCTTATGATCGAGAAGTTATTTGATAAACTCGTCACACCTAGCCTAGTTCAACCTACTTTCGTGACTGACTATCCCATAGAGACTACCCCACTTTGCAAGCCTCACAGAAATAAGCCAGGACTTGTGGAGAGATTCGAGCTCTACATTGCAGGAGTGGAATTCGCCAATGCCTACACGGAGCTCAACGATCCCATTTTACAGGACAAGCTGTTCAGGGAAGAGCAGGACATGATGAAACGTGGCGACCAAGAGGCACATCCCTACGATAAGGATTTCATAAACGCCTTAAGTTACGGTATGCCACCCACGGGAGGCTTGGGGATTGGTATTGACAGGCTCGTGATGCTTTTCACCAATAACCAGAGCATAAAGGAAGTTATTCCATTCCCCATGGTCAGCTCGAAGCTTATTGAGGAATAA